In Nostoc sphaeroides, the genomic window ATTACAAATCGCTTAGGTCAATCTCGATACGGTGGAATTGGCGAGTATTTAGCAGATAAAATTATTGAACACATTGGTGTAGAAACGCGAGTCACAGTTTTAGGACACATTCAACGGGGTGGAACTGCTTCACCACTAGATAGATTAGTTGCAACTGCTTTTGGTGTTGCAGCAGTTAATCTCATTGCAGAAGATAAATACGATCGCATGGTGACTTGGCAAAATCGCCAAGTATTAAGTGTACCAATTACAGAAGCGATCGCTCAATATAGCGCCGTCGATCCCAATGGTACTTTAGTTAAAACCGCTCGTGGTATGGGTATTTATTTAGGAGACTAAACATTAGACATCTCCAGAAATTAAATATGCGTTACCCAGAACCCTTGTAGAGAGGTAGCAGTGCTACGTCTCTACGTTCATTTTCGGAGATGTCTATTAGAGATATGAGTGAAATTAAATATGCGTTACCCATAACCCTTGTAGAGAGGTAGCAGTGCTACGTCTTTATAATTCAATACGCTTGGCTTTGTGGAAAATTGTAGGTTGGGTTAAGCAAAGTGCAACCCAACAAAGTCCCGAAATGTTGGGTTTCGTTCCTCAACCCAACCTACACATTTCAATGTTTTTGGCGCTAACACCAAGCGTATTGCTCTATAATTCTTTTTCACTGATATCTCTCATCATCCCCCAACCCCTTCTCCCTTGGGGAGAAGGGGAGCTAGAATTTCAAAGTCCCTCTCCCAGATATGGGAGAGGGATTTAGGGTGAGGGCGAAAACTACGGTTCTCAACTTAGATGAGGTTTAGCTTAACAGCTTAAAAGCGATAGTTGCGATCGCGCACCCACATACTAAGTGGCACTGCTTTACCCTGTGGATCAACTTTCGCCTTCACTACAATGGGCGGTACTTGTCCTCTACGGGCGCGTTGGGCTTGCAAATCGTTCCTAATTTGTTGCCGTTGGTTTTCTGGGATGTAATATGTTTCTAAGCCGTAGTTAACAGAGCCATCTTGATAAACACCTTTTAAGGCTACCTGATTGGCTCTTAGAGTTGTGGGGCGATCGCTACTTACTCGCAACGGTCTCCAAGCTCTAGGAACACCGCGACCAGAGGATAATTGCTCTTGCAAGGTCACGTAAATATTAGTTCCTTCAGGCAATCTTCTGCCACTTCCCCGACCTTTGCTGACTAATGTTTGCCAACCAGGTAATCTGCTCAAATTTGCAGTGCGGGATATGTTGTAATCTAAGTCTAAGGTGTTACCTTCTAGCACATTGTTAGGGTCTACAGGTA contains:
- a CDS encoding GDYXXLXY domain-containing protein, which gives rise to MTNTSSESKNKPLSPEAEFSNKVTFRDYLIASEQKSNKSLPFWRLLAPLALQTGLIMAVPAQALYTDVTGKTVILQTVPVDPNNVLEGNTLDLDYNISRTANLSRLPGWQTLVSKGRGSGRRLPEGTNIYVTLQEQLSSGRGVPRAWRPLRVSSDRPTTLRANQVALKGVYQDGSVNYGLETYYIPENQRQQIRNDLQAQRARRGQVPPIVVKAKVDPQGKAVPLSMWVRDRNYRF